The sequence ATGGGTGTGTTATACaaactatttttcaaaattttgcttACTTTATGTAGTGATAaacaataagaaataaaaatcaaagtTAAAAGGTACAATAAGTATCTCGAAGCTCTCATTCAAGCATGCCTTTCGCCTTACAAACCTCTCGCATCAGACCCTTGAGATAGCGGATCTCACGCCCGATGTCGGCAGATTTGCTTTTCAATTCTTCATTCTTGTCCTTTAGCTGACGTTCGACAATAAGGATCTCTTCGACTTCGGCCTTCTTCTTCTGGCGGTATCGCGTAGCAGCATTTTTATTCTGCTCCTTCTTGCGGGATTTCTTGTCCTCGATTCCGCGTCCGTAGGGGCGAGTGCGTTTTTTAGAGACGCCACCGCCAGAAACTTTGTTGATTGAATTTTTCTTGTAACTGCTGCTTGGACTCCATTCGTCGTCTTGGTCACGGGAATACGCCGAACCACAATAAGACGAACTGGTGTCGCTCATTGGGCAAGAGCTGGATACTGAACCGTCCTCGGAGAACGAGCACgagtcatcgtcatcatcgttgCAGTCGGGAAGGTCCTTCGAGCGGGATCGAACGATTTCCTCCACCAGTTCCAAATTGCGAGCAATGTTTTCCACATCGTCAACCGGTTGGAAGCCAAAGCTGTCGGCCAGTTGATACTCTCCCGGAACCTGTTGAGGTGGTTCCGCGGCCGCAGGCAGCTGCTCCACAACGGTTGGTATCTGATTCAGAACGATTCCACCGTTCAATGAATTCGGAAAGGCGTAGAATTGTCCGCTCGCTGTACCCTTTGGTGTGGAATTCTCCGCAGGCACCGCAATATAGGCAGACTGCTGCTGCTCGCCAGCAGCATGGTACTGGTCCTCCTGGGGTGGCGTTTGGGGCGGCGTCAGATGAGTCAGCTCGACGTTTTCATATACGAAGTCAAATTCCATCAACAGCTCCTCGGTGTTCTGCAC comes from Armigeres subalbatus isolate Guangzhou_Male chromosome 2, GZ_Asu_2, whole genome shotgun sequence and encodes:
- the LOC134212711 gene encoding activating transcription factor of chaperone isoform X2, whose protein sequence is MMNDYDQWLGEKLKIPQLSAVAGGYVSAPTAPSALVGIAPELGPFPTQRPPVKVQNTEELLMEFDFVYENVELTHLTPPQTPPQEDQYHAAGEQQQSAYIAVPAENSTPKGTASGQFYAFPNSLNGGIVLNQIPTVVEQLPAAAEPPQQVPGEYQLADSFGFQPVDDVENIARNLELVEEIVRSRSKDLPDCNDDDDDSCSFSEDGSVSSSCPMSDTSSSYCGSAYSRDQDDEWSPSSSYKKNSINKVSGGGVSKKRTRPYGRGIEDKKSRKKEQNKNAATRYRQKKKAEVEEILIVERQLKDKNEELKSKSADIGREIRYLKGLMREVCKAKGMLE
- the LOC134212711 gene encoding activating transcription factor of chaperone isoform X1, which translates into the protein MASFQNLDSFDWEGKMEPSSPSSQHSFYGEEFILEDYDFCNDGLFNNALFDIVVETKPVITSDLLKDSTMVMPLPPVEKVEKDQWLGEKLKIPQLSAVAGGYVSAPTAPSALVGIAPELGPFPTQRPPVKVQNTEELLMEFDFVYENVELTHLTPPQTPPQEDQYHAAGEQQQSAYIAVPAENSTPKGTASGQFYAFPNSLNGGIVLNQIPTVVEQLPAAAEPPQQVPGEYQLADSFGFQPVDDVENIARNLELVEEIVRSRSKDLPDCNDDDDDSCSFSEDGSVSSSCPMSDTSSSYCGSAYSRDQDDEWSPSSSYKKNSINKVSGGGVSKKRTRPYGRGIEDKKSRKKEQNKNAATRYRQKKKAEVEEILIVERQLKDKNEELKSKSADIGREIRYLKGLMREVCKAKGMLE